In Arthrobacter citreus, a single genomic region encodes these proteins:
- a CDS encoding ABC transporter ATP-binding protein, with translation MSNKTAEKLVEVKNLKQYFNTGKTTVKAIDDVTFDIFRGETFGLVGESGSGKSTTGRAIIRLYNATDGQVIFDGEDVHGKKSSKELKKFNRRMQMIFQDPYASLNPRMKVADIIAEGIDIHGLARNRQERTKMVYDLLDTVGLNKEHANRFPHEFSGGQRQRIGIARALAVQPDFVIADEPISALDVSIQAQVVNLMKKLQKEKGLTYLFIAHDLSMVKYISDRIGVMYHGKIVELADSNELYDYPMHPYTKSLLSAIPLPDPVYERNRKRIVYDASQHDYSNEEPKLREVRPGHFVLCSEAEFKNYQQMYK, from the coding sequence ATGTCAAATAAAACAGCAGAAAAATTAGTCGAAGTTAAAAATTTAAAACAATACTTTAATACAGGTAAAACAACTGTTAAAGCAATCGATGATGTTACATTTGACATCTTCCGTGGAGAAACATTCGGTTTAGTAGGTGAATCAGGTTCTGGTAAATCAACAACTGGACGTGCAATCATTCGTTTATACAATGCGACGGATGGACAAGTAATTTTCGATGGTGAAGATGTACATGGAAAGAAAAGTAGTAAAGAATTAAAGAAATTTAACCGACGTATGCAAATGATATTCCAAGATCCATACGCTTCACTTAACCCGCGTATGAAAGTTGCTGATATCATTGCTGAAGGTATTGATATTCACGGCTTAGCTCGTAACAGACAAGAACGTACGAAAATGGTATATGACTTACTTGACACAGTAGGTTTAAATAAAGAGCATGCTAATCGTTTCCCACATGAATTCTCAGGTGGACAACGTCAACGTATCGGTATTGCAAGAGCACTTGCTGTACAACCAGACTTTGTCATTGCCGATGAGCCAATTTCAGCTCTTGACGTATCGATTCAAGCTCAGGTTGTAAACTTAATGAAAAAGCTTCAAAAGGAAAAAGGCTTAACATATTTATTTATTGCCCATGATTTATCAATGGTTAAATACATTAGTGACCGTATCGGTGTAATGTATCACGGTAAAATCGTTGAGCTTGCAGATAGTAATGAATTATATGATTACCCAATGCATCCTTATACAAAATCTTTATTATCAGCAATCCCGCTTCCAGATCCAGTTTATGAGCGCAACCGTAAACGTATCGTTTATGATGCATCTCAACACGATTATTCTAACGAAGAACCAAAATTACGTGAAGTTCGTCCAGGACATTTCGTACTTTGCTCTGAAGCAGAATTTAAAAATTACCAACAAATGTATAAATAA
- a CDS encoding ABC transporter ATP-binding protein yields the protein MSKLLEVKDLCVSFYTHAGEVQAVRGVSFDLKKGETLAIVGESGSGKSVTSKALMGLIPSPPGKIKSGEILFDGKDLAKISEKEMQAIRGKDISMIFQDPMTSLNPVLTIGYQITEGLMKHQKMSKTEAKKIAIELINLVGIPQAEARFKQYPHQFSGGMRQRVVIAMALACNPKLLIADEPTTALDVTIQAQILELMKDIQRKTDSAIIFITHDLGVVANVADKVAVMYAGRVVEIGTVDDVFYNPKHPYTWGLLASMPDLDNEQGAELVAIPGTPPDLLNPPKGDAFAPRNPNALKIDYEMEPPMFKVSDTHYAATWLLHEDAPKVEPPEAVKKRIQRMKEGEVNVK from the coding sequence ATGAGTAAATTATTAGAAGTAAAAGATCTGTGTGTCTCCTTTTATACTCATGCTGGTGAAGTTCAAGCAGTACGCGGAGTTTCATTTGACCTAAAAAAAGGTGAGACATTAGCAATTGTAGGTGAATCTGGTTCAGGTAAATCAGTAACATCTAAAGCATTAATGGGGTTAATTCCAAGCCCTCCTGGAAAAATTAAAAGCGGTGAAATCTTATTCGATGGAAAAGATTTAGCTAAAATAAGCGAAAAAGAAATGCAAGCTATTCGTGGAAAAGATATTTCAATGATTTTCCAAGATCCTATGACTTCTTTAAATCCAGTATTAACGATTGGATATCAAATAACAGAAGGTCTAATGAAGCACCAAAAAATGAGCAAAACTGAAGCAAAGAAAATTGCGATTGAATTAATCAACCTTGTAGGTATTCCACAGGCTGAAGCTCGTTTTAAACAATACCCGCACCAATTCTCAGGTGGTATGAGACAACGTGTTGTTATTGCAATGGCGCTTGCTTGTAATCCAAAATTATTAATTGCCGATGAGCCAACGACAGCTCTTGACGTTACAATTCAAGCTCAAATCCTTGAATTAATGAAAGATATTCAAAGAAAAACTGATTCAGCAATTATCTTTATTACACATGATTTAGGTGTAGTAGCGAATGTTGCCGATAAAGTAGCAGTTATGTATGCAGGTCGAGTAGTTGAAATTGGAACTGTAGACGATGTTTTCTACAATCCAAAACATCCTTATACTTGGGGACTTTTAGCTTCAATGCCTGACTTAGATAATGAACAAGGAGCAGAATTAGTAGCTATTCCTGGTACGCCGCCAGATCTACTAAATCCTCCAAAAGGTGATGCGTTTGCACCACGTAATCCAAATGCTTTAAAAATTGACTATGAAATGGAACCTCCTATGTTCAAAGTGTCTGATACACACTACGCTGCAACATGGTTATTACATGAGGATGCTCCTAAAGTTGAACCACCTGAAGCCGTTAAGAAGCGTATTCAACGAATGAAGGAAGGTGAAGTAAATGTCAAATAA
- a CDS encoding ABC transporter permease: protein MNNNTAQKISSDLFQPANVDLNNADKISRPSDSFWKDARRRFMRNKGAMLGFIILCILLIFTLFGPMISGHSYKDQDLKRAKLPPKIGVLANVKFLPFDGYDQYGNDVYKDKGIKENYWFGTDDLGRDLFTRTWSGARVSILIGLLAAVIDMLIGVTFGGISGFFGGRVDTIMQRIAEVLMGIPYLIVVILFILIFKNPGILSIALAMVITGWVSMSRIVRGQMLKLKNQEFVLASRTLGATNTQLIAKHLIPNIMGPIIVMMMFTIPSAIFSEAFLSFIGLGIAPPKASLGSLVSDGFKSLQTFPHMMIIPAIVISLLILSFNLIADGLRDALDPKSSK, encoded by the coding sequence ATGAACAATAATACAGCTCAAAAAATTTCATCTGATTTATTTCAACCTGCAAACGTAGATTTAAATAATGCAGATAAAATTTCAAGACCTTCAGATTCTTTCTGGAAAGATGCAAGAAGACGTTTTATGAGAAATAAAGGTGCGATGTTAGGTTTTATCATCCTATGCATCTTATTAATCTTCACTTTGTTTGGTCCAATGATTAGTGGCCATTCTTACAAAGATCAAGATTTAAAAAGAGCAAAATTACCACCAAAAATTGGTGTATTAGCAAATGTAAAATTCTTACCATTTGATGGGTATGATCAATATGGAAATGACGTTTATAAAGATAAAGGAATTAAAGAAAATTACTGGTTTGGTACAGATGATCTTGGACGTGACCTTTTCACAAGAACATGGTCTGGTGCTCGTGTTTCAATCTTAATCGGTTTATTAGCAGCAGTAATTGATATGTTAATTGGTGTTACATTTGGTGGTATCTCAGGCTTCTTTGGTGGACGAGTGGATACAATCATGCAACGTATCGCCGAAGTATTAATGGGTATTCCGTATTTAATCGTAGTAATCCTGTTTATCCTGATCTTTAAAAACCCAGGTATTCTTTCAATCGCCTTAGCGATGGTTATTACAGGCTGGGTAAGTATGTCACGTATCGTACGTGGTCAAATGTTAAAATTAAAAAATCAAGAATTCGTTTTAGCTTCAAGAACATTAGGTGCGACTAATACTCAATTAATTGCAAAACACTTAATTCCAAATATTATGGGTCCAATTATCGTAATGATGATGTTTACGATTCCAAGTGCTATCTTCTCTGAAGCGTTCTTAAGTTTCATTGGTTTAGGTATTGCACCACCAAAAGCATCATTAGGTTCTTTAGTAAGTGATGGCTTTAAGTCATTACAAACTTTCCCTCATATGATGATTATTCCAGCGATTGTAATCAGTTTGTTAATTTTAAGTTTCAACTTAATTGCTGACGGCTTACGCGACGCTCTAGATCCAAAATCGAGTAAGTAA
- a CDS encoding ABC transporter permease, translating to MGRYVLQRFIYMFVTLFLICTVTFFLMKLLPGSPLKNPEKLTPEQKQIIFAKYGLDKPIPVQYATYMKNLATGDLGDSYKYDNRKVTDMIKTRIGPSAQLGAQALLLGAFIGLILGIISALKNNTIFDYGATVLAVLGISIPSFVFGAILQYYLAVQLKWFPVAYWESFKFTILPTIALSVFVIATVARFSRSELIEVMNSEYIVTAKAKGISQVGVVIKHALRNALIPVVTILGPMAVNLMTGTLVIENMFAVPGLGSQFVQSIQTNDYSLIMGTTIFYSALLLIVIFVVDILYGVIDPRIRLAGGK from the coding sequence GTGGGACGTTACGTGCTACAGAGATTTATTTACATGTTTGTCACACTATTTTTGATTTGTACTGTTACATTTTTCTTAATGAAGTTGTTACCAGGTTCTCCATTAAAAAACCCAGAGAAATTAACGCCTGAACAAAAACAAATTATTTTTGCAAAGTATGGGTTAGATAAGCCTATTCCTGTTCAGTACGCAACTTACATGAAGAATTTAGCAACAGGAGATTTAGGAGATTCATATAAATACGATAACCGTAAAGTAACTGATATGATTAAAACTCGTATTGGTCCATCAGCTCAATTAGGTGCTCAAGCTTTATTATTAGGAGCATTTATAGGATTAATCTTAGGGATCATTTCAGCATTAAAAAACAATACAATTTTTGATTACGGAGCTACAGTTCTAGCAGTTCTAGGGATCTCGATACCTTCATTCGTATTCGGGGCCATCTTACAATATTATTTAGCAGTACAACTAAAGTGGTTCCCAGTAGCATATTGGGAAAGCTTTAAATTCACGATTTTACCGACTATTGCATTATCAGTATTCGTTATCGCAACGGTAGCTCGATTCTCAAGATCTGAATTAATCGAAGTAATGAATTCTGAATATATCGTAACTGCAAAAGCAAAAGGTATTTCTCAAGTTGGCGTAGTTATTAAACACGCATTAAGAAATGCATTAATTCCGGTTGTTACAATTTTAGGCCCTATGGCTGTAAACTTAATGACTGGTACATTAGTTATTGAAAATATGTTTGCTGTACCTGGATTAGGTTCTCAATTCGTGCAATCAATCCAAACAAATGATTACTCATTAATCATGGGTACAACAATTTTCTATAGTGCATTATTATTAATTGTAATCTTCGTAGTAGATATTTTATACGGTGTAATTGATCCACGTATCCGTTTAGCAGGAGGTAAATAA
- a CDS encoding DUF3899 domain-containing protein — translation MSKHYIISVFSGILLAAIISLIQGTLHFFLHFTNVTFYIGLTLFVIGGFLLIVQSGFFNITRFGMRKVFGTRDKQMAEMTGDETLTVDKDMIYRRYNFSITKPLLWTSITLVIISYLFSFIIIY, via the coding sequence ATGTCAAAACACTATATTATCAGCGTATTTTCGGGGATATTACTAGCAGCAATCATTTCACTCATCCAGGGAACATTACACTTTTTCCTTCATTTCACCAATGTAACTTTCTATATTGGACTAACATTATTTGTAATCGGCGGATTCTTATTAATCGTCCAAAGTGGATTCTTTAATATTACTCGTTTTGGAATGCGTAAAGTTTTTGGTACACGTGACAAGCAAATGGCCGAAATGACAGGTGATGAAACACTAACTGTTGATAAGGATATGATTTATAGAAGATATAATTTTTCAATAACTAAGCCTTTACTATGGACGTCTATTACTTTAGTGATCATCTCTTATCTGTTCAGTTTTATCATTATTTATTAA
- the trpS gene encoding tryptophan--tRNA ligase, translated as MQTIFSGIQPTSSGGITLGNYLGAVKQFIELQNDYNCYFCIVDQHAITVPQDRLALRKNIQSLSAIYVAAGLDPEKSTIFIQSEVPAHAQAGWMMQCVSYIGELERMTQFKDKSSGKDSVSAALLTYPPLMAADILLYGTDLVPVGDDQKQHLELTRDLAERFNKKYNEIFTVPEVRISKDAARIMSLAEPTKKMSKSDENQKATIFVLDEPKVIEKKIKSAVTDSEGIVKYDKENKPGISNLLSIYSAFTGETIQELENKYAGKNYGEFKQDVADVVVDGLRPLQERYKEIISSTELDDILDAGAEKANAVANKMIKKMENAMGLGRKRKK; from the coding sequence ATGCAAACTATATTTAGCGGAATTCAACCAACATCATCTGGAGGTATTACATTAGGTAACTATTTAGGTGCTGTAAAGCAATTCATTGAATTACAAAATGATTATAACTGTTATTTCTGTATCGTTGATCAACATGCAATTACAGTACCACAAGACAGACTAGCATTACGTAAAAACATTCAAAGTCTTTCTGCAATCTATGTTGCAGCTGGACTAGATCCAGAAAAATCGACAATTTTCATCCAATCAGAAGTGCCTGCGCATGCACAAGCTGGATGGATGATGCAATGTGTTTCATATATCGGCGAGTTAGAGCGTATGACACAGTTTAAAGATAAATCATCTGGAAAGGATAGTGTATCGGCTGCATTATTAACTTACCCACCTTTAATGGCTGCAGATATCCTTTTATACGGTACTGACTTAGTTCCAGTAGGAGATGACCAAAAGCAGCATTTAGAACTAACACGCGACCTTGCAGAACGTTTCAATAAGAAATACAACGAGATCTTCACAGTACCAGAAGTTAGAATTAGTAAAGACGCTGCTAGAATAATGAGCTTGGCTGAGCCTACTAAAAAAATGAGTAAATCTGATGAAAATCAAAAGGCTACGATCTTTGTTTTAGATGAACCTAAAGTCATTGAAAAGAAAATTAAAAGTGCTGTAACTGACTCTGAAGGAATCGTTAAATATGACAAAGAAAATAAACCTGGAATTTCGAACCTACTAAGCATTTACTCAGCATTTACCGGCGAAACAATCCAAGAACTAGAAAATAAATACGCTGGTAAAAATTATGGTGAATTTAAACAAGATGTTGCGGATGTAGTTGTAGATGGCTTACGACCATTACAAGAACGATATAAAGAAATCATTTCATCAACTGAACTAGATGATATTTTAGATGCTGGTGCTGAAAAAGCAAATGCTGTTGCAAATAAAATGATTAAAAAGATGGAAAATGCAATGGGATTAGGCCGCAAAAGAAAAAAATAA
- a CDS encoding YjbA family protein, giving the protein MLYLHDVWVNWFEGEENGYNVCHFFEWRKDDSVELLDQVPVIKVTPEIYQYIENELLELPSGLLTEVFQKSYVRKNHERIQLDYCFVVTDGNGIIAVDTIGYNIPIRKSRLIPRQEQMVYDMTAEIEESHYSLHNLMAEENKEHHILSPSPIIMSGLTRKERQLKQLLFMALDQLHSSKNPSEIRYWYTEWNPTSYQQIQDLTFEDIWSQLYDEIKSGWSDRHEQLCGRIVKGQPFFEKLWEMEHEQKVN; this is encoded by the coding sequence ATGTTGTATTTACATGATGTATGGGTCAATTGGTTTGAAGGTGAAGAAAATGGTTACAATGTCTGTCATTTTTTTGAGTGGAGAAAAGATGATAGTGTTGAATTATTAGACCAAGTTCCAGTCATTAAAGTTACTCCAGAGATCTATCAGTATATTGAAAATGAACTATTAGAGCTTCCATCCGGTCTATTAACAGAAGTGTTTCAAAAGTCCTATGTAAGAAAGAACCACGAGCGTATTCAGTTAGATTATTGCTTTGTAGTAACAGATGGTAATGGAATTATTGCGGTGGACACAATTGGATATAATATTCCGATTAGAAAAAGCCGTTTAATTCCAAGGCAAGAACAAATGGTATATGATATGACAGCTGAGATTGAGGAAAGTCACTATAGTCTACATAATTTAATGGCAGAAGAAAATAAAGAACATCATATACTGTCACCGTCGCCAATTATTATGAGCGGACTAACAAGAAAAGAAAGACAACTGAAACAGTTATTATTTATGGCATTAGATCAACTGCATTCGTCAAAAAATCCTTCGGAAATCCGATATTGGTACACTGAGTGGAATCCAACATCGTATCAACAAATACAGGATTTGACATTTGAGGATATTTGGTCTCAATTATATGATGAAATAAAAAGTGGATGGTCAGATCGTCATGAGCAATTATGTGGAAGAATCGTCAAAGGTCAACCTTTCTTTGAAAAGTTATGGGAAATGGAACACGAGCAAAAAGTAAATTAA
- the fabF gene encoding beta-ketoacyl-ACP synthase II has translation MKKRVVITGIGAVSPIGNDIDTIWESLMNGKSGIGPLTRKNPDDFPVKVAGEVKDFDPEKYIDKKEVKRMDRFTHYAIAASKMALEDANFTINEENAPKVGVWIGSGIGGMETYEEQFNTFKSKGARRVSPFFIPMLIPDMASGQVSILTGAKGPNGCTVTACASGASSIGDAFKIIQRGDAVGMISGGAEAPITDMGLAGFCAARALSLNPDPVSACRPFDNARDGFIIGEGAGIVFLEELEHALARGAKIYAEIVGYGTTGDAHHITAPAPGGEGGARAMKMALDDAGLSVEDVHYINAHGTSTELNDKFETMAIKEVFGEHAYNVPISSTKSMTGHMLGAAGGIEAIITALTIHNKVIAPTINHQETDSECDLDYVPNVSRPFDVKAAISNSLGFGGHNVTLAFKEFTK, from the coding sequence ATGAAAAAACGAGTTGTTATCACTGGAATAGGTGCGGTATCGCCTATCGGTAATGATATAGATACAATATGGGAAAGTTTAATGAATGGAAAGAGTGGAATTGGACCTTTAACTCGAAAAAATCCAGATGATTTTCCAGTAAAAGTTGCAGGAGAAGTAAAAGACTTTGATCCTGAAAAATATATTGATAAAAAAGAAGTAAAACGTATGGACCGTTTTACTCACTACGCAATCGCGGCTTCGAAAATGGCGTTAGAGGATGCTAACTTTACAATCAATGAAGAGAACGCTCCTAAAGTTGGTGTGTGGATCGGTTCTGGAATCGGTGGAATGGAAACTTATGAAGAACAGTTTAATACGTTCAAGTCAAAAGGTGCTCGTCGTGTAAGTCCATTCTTCATTCCAATGCTAATCCCAGACATGGCATCTGGACAAGTCTCGATTTTAACAGGAGCTAAAGGTCCAAACGGATGTACAGTTACTGCTTGTGCTTCTGGTGCAAGTTCGATTGGTGATGCATTTAAAATTATTCAACGTGGCGATGCAGTTGGAATGATTTCGGGTGGTGCAGAAGCACCGATTACTGATATGGGTCTTGCAGGTTTCTGTGCTGCTAGAGCTTTATCATTAAATCCGGATCCAGTTTCAGCATGTCGTCCATTTGACAATGCTCGTGATGGCTTTATTATTGGTGAGGGTGCAGGTATTGTATTCCTTGAAGAATTAGAACACGCGTTAGCTCGTGGTGCGAAAATTTATGCTGAAATCGTTGGATATGGAACAACAGGTGATGCACACCACATTACAGCACCAGCTCCAGGCGGAGAAGGTGGAGCACGTGCAATGAAAATGGCATTAGATGATGCAGGTTTATCAGTTGAAGACGTACATTATATCAATGCACACGGAACAAGTACTGAATTAAACGATAAATTTGAAACAATGGCGATTAAAGAAGTATTTGGAGAACATGCGTACAATGTACCGATTAGCTCAACAAAATCTATGACTGGTCATATGCTTGGAGCAGCTGGTGGTATTGAAGCAATTATTACGGCTTTAACAATACACAATAAAGTAATTGCTCCAACAATTAACCACCAAGAAACTGATAGCGAATGCGATTTAGATTATGTACCAAATGTTTCTAGACCATTTGATGTAAAAGCGGCTATCTCAAATTCACTAGGGTTTGGTGGACATAACGTAACATTAGCATTTAAAGAGTTTACTAAATAA
- a CDS encoding ketoacyl-ACP synthase III: protein MNAGILGIGSYVPEKKLTNYDLEQMMDTSDEWIVSRTGIKERRIASDEQDTSDLAYEAAVAALKDADVKAEELDLILVGTVTPDKSFPSVACVIQEKLGAKNAAAMDISAACAGFIYGVVTAAQFVNTGTYSRILVIGAEKLTKIVNWEDRNTAVLFGDGAGAAIIGPVSDGRGILSYELGADGTGGKHLYKGGDHLVMNGREVFKFAVRQMGDSCESVLKLAGLTKEEVDFLIPHQANTRIMDAARERLQLPKEKMSVIIDRHGNTSSSSIPIALVEEYKKGNIKEDDVLVLVGFGGGLTWGAIALRFGR from the coding sequence ATGAATGCTGGAATTTTAGGTATTGGCTCATACGTACCCGAAAAAAAATTAACAAATTATGATTTAGAACAAATGATGGATACTTCAGATGAGTGGATTGTTAGTCGTACGGGTATTAAAGAAAGAAGAATTGCTAGTGACGAACAAGACACTTCTGATTTAGCATATGAAGCTGCAGTAGCGGCATTGAAAGATGCGGATGTTAAAGCTGAAGAACTTGACTTAATTTTAGTTGGAACTGTTACGCCAGATAAGTCGTTTCCATCTGTTGCATGTGTAATTCAAGAAAAACTTGGCGCGAAAAATGCTGCCGCAATGGATATTAGTGCTGCATGTGCTGGGTTTATTTATGGAGTTGTTACTGCAGCTCAGTTTGTAAATACTGGTACATATAGTAGAATTCTTGTAATCGGAGCTGAAAAGTTAACTAAAATTGTTAACTGGGAAGATCGAAATACAGCGGTTTTATTTGGTGACGGTGCAGGTGCAGCGATTATCGGACCAGTAAGTGATGGAAGAGGAATTCTTTCTTATGAACTAGGTGCAGATGGTACAGGTGGGAAACACCTTTATAAAGGTGGAGATCACTTAGTCATGAATGGACGAGAAGTCTTTAAATTTGCAGTTCGTCAAATGGGAGATTCTTGTGAGAGTGTATTAAAGTTAGCTGGATTAACTAAAGAAGAAGTAGATTTCTTAATACCGCATCAAGCGAACACACGCATTATGGACGCAGCAAGAGAAAGATTACAGCTTCCAAAGGAAAAAATGAGTGTGATTATCGATCGTCATGGTAATACTTCTTCATCTTCAATTCCGATTGCATTGGTAGAGGAGTATAAAAAAGGTAATATTAAAGAAGACGATGTATTAGTATTAGTTGGATTTGGCGGCGGATTAACATGGGGTGCAATTGCACTTCGATTCGGAAGATAA
- a CDS encoding alpha/beta hydrolase, which translates to MPVTERFFKQEDQYAVIHLPIRPNGFGVLYIGGNTHYVDSSHSCLLQHFDKKKLLSTLTDEGYTVFTSNLYGKNWGSDDAVELAESLYHSVLRKEILNPFIHIIGEGTGALVVCKLLGYLKGKVRSISLLNPSLNLKNELDLERENKFFYKRTVHEILKAYKVSDLYMVIDRECFFYETISPIKIYSTTRNHFKWKRDIRLLEEERNKNNLPISILISLEEKKYDCGKNLIRFLKKHQTIL; encoded by the coding sequence ATGCCTGTAACTGAGAGATTTTTTAAACAAGAAGATCAATATGCAGTTATTCATCTACCTATTAGACCGAATGGTTTCGGAGTTCTCTATATCGGTGGGAATACGCACTATGTGGATAGTAGTCACAGTTGCTTATTGCAGCATTTTGATAAAAAGAAGTTATTATCAACATTAACAGATGAAGGGTATACAGTGTTCACTTCAAATTTGTATGGAAAAAATTGGGGTTCCGATGATGCTGTCGAATTGGCCGAAAGCTTATACCATTCAGTTTTAAGAAAAGAAATATTGAATCCATTTATTCATATAATTGGGGAAGGTACAGGCGCATTAGTCGTATGTAAATTACTTGGTTATTTAAAAGGTAAAGTTAGAAGTATTTCATTATTAAATCCATCATTAAATTTAAAAAATGAATTGGATTTAGAAAGAGAAAATAAATTTTTCTATAAGAGAACAGTTCATGAAATTTTAAAAGCATATAAAGTCTCGGACCTCTATATGGTTATAGATAGAGAATGTTTTTTCTACGAAACCATCTCACCAATTAAAATCTATTCAACTACAAGAAATCATTTTAAATGGAAACGAGATATTCGACTACTAGAAGAAGAGCGGAATAAAAATAATTTACCTATTTCGATTTTGATTTCGTTAGAAGAGAAGAAATATGACTGTGGAAAGAACTTAATTAGGTTTTTGAAGAAACATCAGACTATTTTATAA
- a CDS encoding YjzD family protein, with translation MRFIMTLFWSFILCQMGAYVLSSMTGGEYNFTTASIMAVVLSVAISVISEALIPNEPVAKHH, from the coding sequence GTGCGTTTTATTATGACATTGTTCTGGAGCTTTATTTTATGCCAAATGGGAGCTTATGTTTTAAGTTCAATGACTGGCGGAGAATATAATTTCACTACTGCTTCAATTATGGCTGTTGTATTATCAGTAGCGATTTCAGTTATTAGCGAAGCATTAATTCCAAATGAACCTGTTGCAAAACACCACTAA
- a CDS encoding YjzC family protein has product MGQAHQFRPGDKAPNNGVYVEIGETGSNVNRPKQIKLQAGEVFPDTQNHNRKWTYKSKFK; this is encoded by the coding sequence ATGGGACAAGCGCATCAATTTCGACCAGGCGATAAAGCACCGAATAATGGGGTATATGTAGAAATCGGTGAAACTGGAAGCAACGTAAATCGACCTAAGCAAATTAAACTTCAAGCCGGAGAAGTTTTTCCTGATACACAAAACCATAATAGAAAATGGACATACAAATCAAAATTTAAATAA
- a CDS encoding HAD family phosphatase: MKTKHLIALDLDGTLLTDEKTISERTLKAIQKLKNAGHEVCISTGRPYRASKMYYEQLNLTTPIVNFNGAYVHHPLDHSWGVFHESLPLDVAKEVINSCKEYELKNMYAEVMDDVYAHKHEEEIIPLFHYLKEDIIHGDLVKNLIHAPTCLLIDSEEHHVASIRNHLSDVHAEVIDHRRWAAPHHIIEIVKAGMNKAIGLQKVASYYNIPRKNIIAFGDEDNDLEMIEYAGHGVAMENAIQQLKNLAKHTTLSNQNDGIAIFLEDFFNLKS, from the coding sequence ATGAAAACAAAACACTTAATTGCACTCGACTTAGACGGCACCTTACTAACGGATGAAAAAACAATATCCGAACGAACTTTAAAAGCGATTCAAAAGTTGAAAAATGCAGGTCATGAAGTATGCATTTCAACAGGAAGACCTTATAGAGCAAGTAAAATGTATTACGAACAATTGAATCTTACAACTCCAATTGTAAATTTTAACGGTGCTTATGTTCATCACCCATTAGATCATTCATGGGGAGTTTTTCACGAATCTCTACCATTAGACGTTGCAAAAGAAGTTATAAATTCTTGTAAAGAGTATGAATTAAAAAATATGTACGCTGAAGTAATGGATGATGTTTATGCACATAAACATGAAGAGGAAATTATCCCACTTTTCCATTATTTAAAAGAAGATATTATTCACGGCGATTTAGTTAAAAATCTTATACATGCACCAACTTGCCTTTTAATTGATAGTGAAGAGCATCATGTCGCAAGCATTCGTAACCATTTATCGGATGTACATGCTGAAGTAATTGATCATCGTCGCTGGGCTGCGCCACATCATATTATAGAAATTGTTAAAGCTGGTATGAATAAAGCGATTGGCTTGCAAAAAGTAGCCTCATATTACAATATTCCCCGAAAAAATATTATTGCTTTTGGCGATGAAGATAACGATTTAGAAATGATTGAATATGCTGGACATGGGGTAGCTATGGAAAATGCTATACAACAATTAAAAAACTTAGCAAAACACACAACCCTCTCTAATCAAAATGATGGAATCGCTATTTTCTTGGAAGATTTTTTTAATTTAAAATCATAA